A single region of the Gopherus evgoodei ecotype Sinaloan lineage chromosome 3, rGopEvg1_v1.p, whole genome shotgun sequence genome encodes:
- the FUT9 gene encoding alpha-(1,3)-fucosyltransferase 9, with amino-acid sequence MTSTSKGIFRPFLIIFIVLGCFMAFLLIYIKPTNSWISGPIESASSVLKMKSFFSTKSDYFNETTILIWVWPFGQTFDLTSCQTMFNIQRCHLTIDRSLYNRSHAVLIHHRDISWDLTNLPQQARPPFQKWIWMNLESPTHTPQKSGIEHLFNLTLTYRRDSDIQVPYGFMKVSTSPFAFEVPSKEKLVCWVVSNWNPEHARVKYYNELSKYTEIHTYGQAFGDYVNDKNLIPTISTCKFYLSFENSIHKDYITEKLYNALLAGSVPVVLGPSRENYENYIPADSFIHVEDFLSPRELAEYLLMLDKNNKLYLSYFNWRKDFSVHLPRFWESHACLACDHVRRHQEYKSIGNLEKWFWN; translated from the coding sequence ATGACATCAACATCCAAAGGAATTTTCCGGCCATTTTTAATTATCTTCATTGTGCTGGGTTGTTTCATGGCATTTTTACTTATTTACATCAAACCAACAAACAGCTGGATCTCTGGTCCCATAGAATCAGCTAGCTCAGTTCTGAAAATGAAGAGCTTCTTTTCTACCAAAAGTGATTATTTTAATGAAACAACAATACTGATCTGGGTTTGGCCATTTGGGCAGACATTTGATCTTACGTCCTGCCAAACAATGTTCAACATCCAGAGGTGCCATCTAACTATTGACCGTTCACTATATAACCGATCTCATGCCGTCCTTATTCACCACAGAGACATCAGCTGGGATCTCACTAATTTACCTCAGCAAGCTAGGCCACCGTTCCAGAAATGGATTTGGATGAACTTGGAGTCTCCAACTCACACTCCTCAAAAGAGTGGCATTGAACACCTATTCAACCTGACCCTGACTTATCGGCGTGATTCAGATATTCAAGTGCCTTATGGCTTCATGAAGGTTAGCACGAGCCCCTTTGCATTTGAAGTGCCAAGCAAAGAGAAGTTGGTATGTTGGGTTGTAAGTAACTGGAACCCCGAGCATGCTCGAGTCAAGTATTATAATGAGCTAAGCAAATATACTGAAATCCATACCTATGGGCAAGCATTTGGAGACTATGTGAATGATAAAAACTTGATTCCAACTATCTCCACTTGTAAATTTTACCTGTCCTTTGAAAACTCAATCCACAAAGATTACATTACTGAAAAACTTTATAATGCTCTTCTGGCTGGATCTGTACCAGTTGTATTGGGCCCATCCAGAGAAAACTATGAGAATTATATTCCAGCAGATTCTTTCATTCATGTGGAAGATTTCCTCTCCCCAAGAGAGCTAGCAGAGTATCTTCTGATGCTTGACAAAAATAATAAGCTGTACCTGAGCTACTTTAACTGGAGGAAAGACTTCTCAGTGCATCTTCCTCGGTTCTGGGAATCACATGCATGCCTTGCTTGTGACCATGTAAGGAGACACCAGGAGTACAAGTCCATTGGAAATTTAGAAAAATGGTTTTGGAATTGA